A window from Garra rufa chromosome 14, GarRuf1.0, whole genome shotgun sequence encodes these proteins:
- the schip1 gene encoding schwannomin-interacting protein 1 isoform X2 encodes MSVNVRGALDSSAGVTQAQKNERESIRQKLALGSFFDDGPGIYTSCSKSGKPSLSSRLQSGMNLQICFVNDSGSDKDSDADDSKTETSLDTPLSPMSKQSSSYSDRDTTEDDSESLEDMDFLSRQKKLQAEAKLALAMAKPMAKMQVEVEKQNRKKSPVADLLPHMPHISECLMKRSLKPTDLRDMTLGQLQVIVNDLHSQIEGLNEELVQLLLMRDELQMEQDAMLVDIEDLTRHAQSQQKHLTEKTLSK; translated from the exons ATGAGTGTGAATGTGAGAGGAGCGCTGGATTCATCTGCTGGTGTCACACAG GCCCAAAAGAATGAGCGGGAATCCATCCGGCAGAAGCTGGCTCTGGGCAGTTTCTTTGACGATGGGCCGGGAATCTACACCAGCTGCAGCAAGAGCGGCAAACCCAGCCTGTCCTCACG GCTTCAGAGTGGAATGAACCTGCAGATCTGCTTCGTCAACGACAGCGGCAGCGATAAAGACAGCGATGCAGACGACAGCAAGACAGAAACCAGCCTGGACACACCACTCTCACCCATg AGCAAGCAGAGCTCGTCCTACTCGGACAGGGACACCACGGAGGACGACTCGGAGTCTCTGGAGGACATGGACTTCCTGAGCCGACAGAAGAAGCTGCAGGCCGAGGCCAAGCTGGCTCTAGCGATGGCCAAACCCATGGCCAAGATGCAGGTGGAGGTGGAGAAGCAGAACCGAAAGAAGTCTCCTGTGGCCGACCTG CTTCCTCACATGCCGCACATCAGCGAGTGTCTGATGAAGAGGAGTCTGAAGCCCACAGATCTCAGAGACATGACGCTGGGACAGCTGCAGGTCATCGTCAATGACCTGCACTCACAGATCGAAG gTCTGAATGAGGAGCTGGTGCAGCTGCTGCTGATGAGAGACGAGCTTCAGATGGAGCAGGACGCCATGCTGGTGGACATCGAGGACTTGACCAG
- the schip1 gene encoding schwannomin-interacting protein 1 isoform X3 has translation MVHQDSCSYQAQKNERESIRQKLALGSFFDDGPGIYTSCSKSGKPSLSSRLQSGMNLQICFVNDSGSDKDSDADDSKTETSLDTPLSPMSKQSSSYSDRDTTEDDSESLEDMDFLSRQKKLQAEAKLALAMAKPMAKMQVEVEKQNRKKSPVADLLPHMPHISECLMKRSLKPTDLRDMTLGQLQVIVNDLHSQIEGLNEELVQLLLMRDELQMEQDAMLVDIEDLTRHAQSQQKHLTEKTLSK, from the exons ATGGTGCACCAGGACAGCTGCTCCTATCAG GCCCAAAAGAATGAGCGGGAATCCATCCGGCAGAAGCTGGCTCTGGGCAGTTTCTTTGACGATGGGCCGGGAATCTACACCAGCTGCAGCAAGAGCGGCAAACCCAGCCTGTCCTCACG GCTTCAGAGTGGAATGAACCTGCAGATCTGCTTCGTCAACGACAGCGGCAGCGATAAAGACAGCGATGCAGACGACAGCAAGACAGAAACCAGCCTGGACACACCACTCTCACCCATg AGCAAGCAGAGCTCGTCCTACTCGGACAGGGACACCACGGAGGACGACTCGGAGTCTCTGGAGGACATGGACTTCCTGAGCCGACAGAAGAAGCTGCAGGCCGAGGCCAAGCTGGCTCTAGCGATGGCCAAACCCATGGCCAAGATGCAGGTGGAGGTGGAGAAGCAGAACCGAAAGAAGTCTCCTGTGGCCGACCTG CTTCCTCACATGCCGCACATCAGCGAGTGTCTGATGAAGAGGAGTCTGAAGCCCACAGATCTCAGAGACATGACGCTGGGACAGCTGCAGGTCATCGTCAATGACCTGCACTCACAGATCGAAG gTCTGAATGAGGAGCTGGTGCAGCTGCTGCTGATGAGAGACGAGCTTCAGATGGAGCAGGACGCCATGCTGGTGGACATCGAGGACTTGACCAG